The sequence GAGCAGGCCCATCGCGCGGATCTGGGCGGATTCCAGGCCGCGGCCGGAGATGGGGAAGTTCTCCACCGCGCGCTGGGTCTGCGCGCGCCAGAGGGCGTCCTTCGGGACCTTGACCTCGCCCATCGTGTCGTGCTCGATGCGGTACTCAGTCGAATCAGACATGGAAATAAAACTCCTTAAGTTCGTCCAGGTTTCGCTGGCTTATCCCAGTATGGCCAAAATAGCGGTGCGGTGCCGCCGATTTACTCCGCGGTGTAGTCGACGACGGAGTACTCCTGCAGCTTCGACAGCTTGTGGAAGGAGTCGATGTAGCGAATCGTGCCGGACTTGGAGCGCATGACCAGCGAACGGGTCTTCGCGCCGGCCGCGCGGTAGCTGACGCCCTCGAGCATGTCGCCGTTGGTCACGCCGGTGGCTGCGAAGTAGCAGTTGTCGGAGGAAACCAGATCGTCGAGGTGGAGCACCTTGTCCAGATCGTGGCCGGCGGCGCGCGCCTTGTCAGCCTCTTCCTCGTCCTTCGGCGCGAGCTTGCCCTGGATGGAACCGCCCATGCACTTGAGGGCGCAGGCGGTGATGATGCCCTCCGGAGTGCCGCCGGTGCCCATCATCAGGTCGATGGTGGAGCCTTCCTGGGCGGTGGCGATGGCGCCGGCTACGTCGCCGTCCATGATGAAGCGGACCTTCGCGCCGGCCTCGCGGATCTCGCGGACCAGCTGCTCGTGGCGCGGGCGGTCCAACACCACGACGGTGATATCGGCCGGGCGCACGCCCTTGGCCTTTGCCACGGCATTGATGTTGTCGGCCACGGACGCGTCCACGTCGATGACGTCGGCTGCCTCCGGGCCGGTGGCGATCTTCTTCATGTAAAAGACCGCGGAGGGGTCGTACATCGTGCCGCGCTCGGCCGCCGCGATGACGGAAATGGCGTTCGGGCGGCCCTCCGCCATCAGGCGGGTGCCGTCGACCGGATCGACGGCGATGTCGAGTGCCGGGCCCTCGCCGGTACCGACGTGCTCGCCGTTGAACAGCATCGGCGCCTCGTCCTTTTCACCCTCGCCGATGACGACGACGCCGTCCATGGCCACCGAGTTAATCAGCTGGCGCATCGCGTCCACGGCCGCGCCGTCGCCCTCGTTCTTCTGGCCGCGACCAACCCAGCGGCCCGAGGCCAGGGCGGCTGCTTCGGTGACGCGGACGAGTTCCATCGCGAGGTTGCGGTCCGGGGTCTCGTGGGACGTATTCGACATTTCTTCGCCTTCCTTACTTCCTTAAGGGTGTGTATCCCCCGTCAATCAAAGCACAACCGAAAGTGGGAAGGCAGTACCTGTGTGCGATACTTGGGCGCGTGGCTGCAGAGAAGAAACCGAAGCTCTTTGAGGGCGGCAAGGACATCATGCTGTCGCTTGGCGTCGTGGTCGTACTGATGTTGCTCGTCGTCGGCGGCACCGGACTGTGTTCGGTGGATTCGGAAAAATCGGATCTGGCCGTCAATCACGAGGTCGACCCGAAGCCGTTTCTGGAAATGGAGGCGCAATCCACGCAGACCGCCATCCGCATCCCTCACGTCCCGGAGGGGTGGTACGCCAACTCCACGCGCCGCAGTGATCTCGGCGGCGAGCCCGCTTCGATGGTGGGGTGGGTGACTGCCGATGAAGGCTTCGTGCAAAGTACCCAGACGGACTTGCCGCTTGACGATGCCGTCGCTGCCTACGACGAGCACTACCGCCCGGACGAGGAAACTCAACGCATCGCGGGCACGGACGTGCACATTTTCCACGCCGACGAGCGCAACGCCCGCGACGTGTGGGCCGCTGATTTAAACGACGCTCGCGTGCTTCTCAGCGGCTCCGCCAAAGATGACGACTTCCGCGCGCTGATGGAGGCGTTCATCAACGCGCAGCCGGTGTCGTAGCGTTTAGGAGAAAGTGAAGGTCTGCAGCTCTTCACCGAAGTGGACGGCGACGCCGTGGTTCTTCACGGCCTCCTCCAGCTCGCCCGGGCTCAGGCCGGTGAGCTTCTCCTTGCCCACGTACACCTCGATGTTCTCGTCCGACTTGCGCGGATCAACGGTGACGGCGGAGACCTTGCCGTCTTCGAAGTGGATGGTCACAGAGTTGTTGAAGTACTGGACTGCATCGTCCAGCTGGGTGTGCGACGGACCGAAGAAGTCCTCGACCTTCTTTTCCGAGTCGCCGAAGTAAATGGAATCCGCGGAGCCCGACTTGGATACGAAGTCGACGCGATCTTCCGGGTAACCGATAATCTGCATGTCTAGTTCTCCTCATCAGTGGAGCGTTCAGGGGAATTCTCGGCGCCGTCAGCCAGCGCCCGTTCCACTCTACGTGCGGCTCCGTCGAGGTGCTGCTCGCACGCCTTAGCCAAGGCTTCGCCCCGTTCCCAGTACTGCAGCGACTCGTCCAGGCCCATCTGGCCGAGCTCGAGGATCTTCACGGTCTCCACCAGCTCGTCGCGGGCTTCTTCGTAGCTCAGCTCGTTAACGGGGCGGAAAGCGTCGTCGCGCTGCTCGCCGGTGCCAAAGGTATCGGTGCTCATGTCTTCTCCTGAATTTTTCGTAGCTAGTCTGACGGTTAGTTAGTCTGCCGGTTTATTCTGCATCGCGGCGGCGGTAATGGAGCCGTCAGTAACGCGGATGCGCAACTGCGACCCTGGCGGCGACTGCTCGTGCGAGGTCACTACCTCCGGGCCGCTGCCATCGCGCGGCAGGACCTGGACGATGGAGTACCCGCGCTCGAGCGTGGCGGCCGGCCCCAGTGCGGACACCCGCGCCCGCAGCGAAGCGGTGTGGTTCTTCTCGCGGTCGATAAGGTGCGTGATGTCGCGGCGCATCAGGGTGCGTTGCTTGTCGATGTCCTCCCGGCGCCCCTCCACAGCCGACAGCGGGTCTGCGAGGACGGGGCGGGATCGGACATCGGCAAGCACCCGGCGTTCCCGCTCAACCCAGCCGCGCAGGGCGGCGGTGAGCCGGTCGCGGGCCTCCTCCAGAAACGCGCGCTCCTGGGCGGCGTCGGGGACGACGCGCTTAGCAGCATCGGTAGGCGTGGCGCCGCGCAGATCAGCCACGTTGTCCAGCACAGGGGTGTCCGGCTCGTGACCGATGGCGGAGACCACGGGGGTGCGCGCTGCCGCCACCGCGCGCTGGAGGGACTCCTCCGAGAAGGGGAGTAGATCCTCCACGGAACCGCCACCGCGGGCGATGATGATGACGTCGACCTCTGGGTCGTTGTCGAGCGTGCGCAGCGCGTCGATGACCTGGGGCACCGCGGTGGCGCCCTGGACGGCGGTGTTGAGCACGCGGAAATTCACGTTGTCCCACCGCGCGCGGGCAACCTCCAGCACGTCTCGCTCAGCGGCCGAGCCGCGGCCGGTGATCAGCCCGATTTTCTGCGGCAGGTACGGCAACGGCTTCTTTCGCGCCGGGTCGAAAAGCCCCTCCGCGGACAGGCGGCGCCGTAGTTCCTCGATGCGGGCGAGCAGTTCGCCGATACCGACGTGGCGGATCTCCGTCGTCCACAAGGAAAAGCTGCCGCGGCGGGTATAAAACGCCGGTTTGCCGCGCACGACGATGCGGTCGCCGTCCTGAAGCGGTGAATCCAGCGACTGCAGAAGATTAGTGGGGCAGGTCAGCTGCACGGAGGCTTCCTTTTCCACGTCTCGAAGCGTGAGGTAGGACAGCTTCCACGTGGGTTTGACGTTGATTTGGGTGAGCTGCCCTTCGACCCAGATGACCCCGAGCTTTTCTATCCACCCTTTGATCTGATCGTTGACCTGGCTGACCGGCCAGGCGGTTTCCGGGGTGTTGGCGGCTTGATTCACAGGCAGGTGTCCCTTTCGAGTTCACGATCCGGGTTCCCAGTGTATGGATATGGTCGGACATTCGATACCCTAGGGCGCATGACGGAAGCTGCGAAGAAGGTACTCCTCGCTGCTCCCCGCGGCTACTGCGCGGGAGTGGATCGAGCGGTAGAAACCGTGGAAAAGGCGCTGGAAAAGTACGGCGCCCCGATTTACGTCCGCAAACAGATCGTGCACAACCGGTACGTGGTCGAGTCACTGTCGCGCCGCGGCGTCATCTTCGTCGATGAGGCGGCGGACGCCCCCGAGGGCGCCCGGCTGATTTTCTCCGCCCACGGCATCTCGCCCGCAGTGCGCAACGAGGCCGGCGAGCGCAAGCAGCTCACCCTGGATGCGACGTGCCCGCTGGTGACCAAGGTGCACCGCGAGGTGCAGCGCTTTGCCCGCGACGGCTACCACATCCTGCTCGTGGGCCATGAGGGGCACGAGGAGGTTGAGGGCACGGCCGGCGAGGCCCCAGAGGTCACGCATCTTGTCGATGGCGTCGACGGCGTGGCAAAGCTCCCCGAGTTCCTCCACGACGAAAAGCTGGTGTGGCTCTCGCAGACCACGCTGTCGGTGGATGAGACGGTGACCATCGTCAATAAGCTGCGCGAGCGTTTCCCGCAGCTGGAGAACCCGCCGTCAGACGACATTTGCTACGCCACCCAGAACCGCCAGGAGTCGGTGAAGGCGATCTCGCCGAAGTGTGATCTCATGATCGTCGTCGGCTCGCAGAACTCGTCGAACTCCAAGCGCCTGGTCGAGGTAGCACTGGACGCCGGGGCGCGGGATTCGCACCTCGTGGACTTTGCTAACCAGATCGAGGAGGCGTGGCTCGACGGCGTAGAGACCGTCGGCGTGACCTGTGGCGCCTCCGTGCCGGAGCTGCTCGTCCGCGAGGTGCT is a genomic window of Corynebacterium massiliense DSM 45435 containing:
- the glpX gene encoding class II fructose-bisphosphatase, whose product is MSNTSHETPDRNLAMELVRVTEAAALASGRWVGRGQKNEGDGAAVDAMRQLINSVAMDGVVVIGEGEKDEAPMLFNGEHVGTGEGPALDIAVDPVDGTRLMAEGRPNAISVIAAAERGTMYDPSAVFYMKKIATGPEAADVIDVDASVADNINAVAKAKGVRPADITVVVLDRPRHEQLVREIREAGAKVRFIMDGDVAGAIATAQEGSTIDLMMGTGGTPEGIITACALKCMGGSIQGKLAPKDEEEADKARAAGHDLDKVLHLDDLVSSDNCYFAATGVTNGDMLEGVSYRAAGAKTRSLVMRSKSGTIRYIDSFHKLSKLQEYSVVDYTAE
- a CDS encoding DUF4245 domain-containing protein yields the protein MAAEKKPKLFEGGKDIMLSLGVVVVLMLLVVGGTGLCSVDSEKSDLAVNHEVDPKPFLEMEAQSTQTAIRIPHVPEGWYANSTRRSDLGGEPASMVGWVTADEGFVQSTQTDLPLDDAVAAYDEHYRPDEETQRIAGTDVHIFHADERNARDVWAADLNDARVLLSGSAKDDDFRALMEAFINAQPVS
- a CDS encoding exodeoxyribonuclease VII small subunit, which produces MSTDTFGTGEQRDDAFRPVNELSYEEARDELVETVKILELGQMGLDESLQYWERGEALAKACEQHLDGAARRVERALADGAENSPERSTDEEN
- the xseA gene encoding exodeoxyribonuclease VII large subunit — translated: MNQAANTPETAWPVSQVNDQIKGWIEKLGVIWVEGQLTQINVKPTWKLSYLTLRDVEKEASVQLTCPTNLLQSLDSPLQDGDRIVVRGKPAFYTRRGSFSLWTTEIRHVGIGELLARIEELRRRLSAEGLFDPARKKPLPYLPQKIGLITGRGSAAERDVLEVARARWDNVNFRVLNTAVQGATAVPQVIDALRTLDNDPEVDVIIIARGGGSVEDLLPFSEESLQRAVAAARTPVVSAIGHEPDTPVLDNVADLRGATPTDAAKRVVPDAAQERAFLEEARDRLTAALRGWVERERRVLADVRSRPVLADPLSAVEGRREDIDKQRTLMRRDITHLIDREKNHTASLRARVSALGPAATLERGYSIVQVLPRDGSGPEVVTSHEQSPPGSQLRIRVTDGSITAAAMQNKPAD
- a CDS encoding 4-hydroxy-3-methylbut-2-enyl diphosphate reductase, encoding MTEAAKKVLLAAPRGYCAGVDRAVETVEKALEKYGAPIYVRKQIVHNRYVVESLSRRGVIFVDEAADAPEGARLIFSAHGISPAVRNEAGERKQLTLDATCPLVTKVHREVQRFARDGYHILLVGHEGHEEVEGTAGEAPEVTHLVDGVDGVAKLPEFLHDEKLVWLSQTTLSVDETVTIVNKLRERFPQLENPPSDDICYATQNRQESVKAISPKCDLMIVVGSQNSSNSKRLVEVALDAGARDSHLVDFANQIEEAWLDGVETVGVTCGASVPELLVREVLEFLAERGYTDVEQVTTTTETIQFSLPRELRAKRVNK